A window of the Bacillota bacterium genome harbors these coding sequences:
- a CDS encoding tripartite tricarboxylate transporter permease, whose amino-acid sequence MEALATGIQVVFQPGTLVLMVAGVVAGIVVGAIPGLTATMAMALMTPFTFAMSSGVAISVLLAIYVGAISGGLISAILLKIPGTPSSITTTFDGFPMARRGLAGQALGTAIISSFIGGAISFVVLMLVSPQLARFALKFGPHEYFAVGILGLSTIVSIGGNSPIKGLIAGAFGLLLATVGLDVVTGIPRFTFGVVELTSGFDFVAVLIGLFAISQVLTDIENIYRKTEVGAKIGNLFPSLSELKRNVTNFLRSGLIGTWIGVLPGAGGSIASLMAYDQAKRFSKTPEKFGTGFVDGIVASETANNAVIGGALIPLLTLGIPGDTPAAVLLAALTLHGLQPGPLLYRTNPEVFQTVFISLCVANLMMILIEMAGIRVFIKILRIPKYILLPLIVGMCVVGSYSINNRFLDVWTMFGFGVLGYLMEKHGFPVAPTVLGVVLGPMIEGEFRRALFISRGNLASFITRPISAAVLVLTVVMLVLPRLRSQRGGARGTRCA is encoded by the coding sequence ATGGAAGCTCTTGCCACTGGTATTCAGGTGGTTTTCCAGCCGGGAACGCTAGTACTGATGGTGGCAGGTGTTGTAGCAGGCATAGTCGTTGGAGCCATCCCGGGACTTACTGCAACCATGGCAATGGCTCTGATGACCCCGTTCACGTTCGCGATGTCCTCGGGCGTGGCTATCTCTGTTCTTCTTGCCATATACGTCGGAGCGATCTCCGGCGGGTTGATATCCGCCATACTCCTGAAAATACCAGGCACACCCTCTTCCATCACCACGACGTTCGACGGTTTTCCCATGGCTCGCCGGGGTCTTGCCGGGCAGGCTTTGGGAACCGCCATCATCTCGTCATTCATCGGCGGTGCCATAAGCTTCGTAGTGCTCATGCTGGTTTCGCCCCAGCTTGCCCGGTTTGCTCTCAAGTTTGGACCTCACGAGTACTTCGCCGTGGGGATACTCGGGCTCAGCACAATAGTGAGCATAGGCGGCAACTCCCCGATCAAGGGCCTCATTGCGGGAGCGTTCGGTCTTCTTCTGGCAACGGTGGGTCTTGACGTGGTGACCGGAATTCCCAGGTTTACCTTCGGTGTCGTGGAGCTGACATCAGGGTTTGACTTCGTGGCCGTCCTCATCGGCTTGTTCGCCATTTCGCAGGTGTTGACCGACATAGAGAACATCTATCGTAAGACCGAGGTCGGGGCGAAAATCGGGAACCTCTTTCCGTCTCTTTCCGAGTTGAAGAGGAACGTCACCAACTTCCTGAGGTCCGGTCTGATCGGAACGTGGATCGGAGTACTGCCCGGAGCGGGAGGCAGCATCGCCTCGCTCATGGCGTATGACCAGGCTAAGAGGTTCTCCAAGACGCCGGAGAAGTTCGGGACGGGATTCGTGGACGGCATCGTTGCCTCCGAAACGGCGAACAACGCCGTCATCGGCGGAGCGCTCATCCCTCTACTTACCCTCGGGATCCCTGGTGACACGCCGGCCGCTGTGCTTCTCGCCGCTTTGACTCTCCACGGACTCCAACCCGGGCCGCTTTTGTACCGGACCAATCCAGAGGTGTTCCAGACGGTTTTCATATCGCTTTGCGTGGCAAACTTGATGATGATCTTGATCGAGATGGCAGGCATCAGGGTATTCATCAAGATCCTCAGAATACCGAAGTACATTCTCCTTCCGCTCATCGTGGGAATGTGCGTGGTGGGTTCGTACTCGATCAACAACAGGTTTCTCGACGTCTGGACGATGTTTGGATTCGGCGTGTTGGGCTATCTCATGGAGAAACACGGGTTTCCGGTTGCTCCCACAGTTCTTGGCGTAGTGCTGGGTCCGATGATAGAGGGGGAGTTCCGCAGGGCTCTCTTCATCAGCCGGGGCAATCTGGCCAGCTTCATCACACGACCGATCTCCGCCGCTGTCCTGGTTCTCACGGTGGTAATGCTAGTCCTTCCACGGCTCAGGAGTCAAAGAGGGGGTGCGCGAGGAACGCGATGCGCATGA
- a CDS encoding tripartite tricarboxylate transporter TctB family protein: MRMTTTRYIGLAIIGVCAVLFAVTFSFPTTPIGGSYYGPAFFPRLLALFIAVLALVLVVTGKDDIASERRSEEVGEGKAAADNDRKGASEGISAGRLVARILVLTLAYLVAMRPVGYFLSTVVYTFASVWMLRPKDHVHVAWVLLGSLAFAVALQYLFGTVMNVMLPPGLLYW; this comes from the coding sequence ATGCGCATGACGACAACTCGCTACATCGGACTTGCCATTATCGGGGTATGCGCCGTCTTGTTTGCAGTTACGTTCAGCTTCCCGACCACCCCGATCGGTGGTTCATACTATGGACCAGCTTTTTTCCCGCGGCTGCTGGCGCTGTTCATCGCCGTTCTCGCCTTGGTCTTGGTCGTGACCGGGAAGGATGACATTGCATCGGAACGCAGGAGTGAGGAGGTTGGCGAAGGGAAGGCCGCTGCGGACAACGACCGGAAAGGCGCCAGCGAAGGAATATCCGCAGGCCGACTGGTTGCACGGATCCTCGTGCTGACCCTCGCGTACTTGGTTGCCATGCGGCCCGTGGGGTACTTTCTCTCCACTGTAGTGTACACCTTTGCATCAGTATGGATGTTAAGGCCGAAGGATCATGTACACGTTGCATGGGTGCTGTTGGGCTCGCTTGCGTTTGCAGTCGCCTTGCAGTACCTGTTCGGCACAGTAATGAACGTAATGCTTCCACCTGGGTTGCTGTATTGGTAG
- a CDS encoding iron-containing alcohol dehydrogenase, whose protein sequence is MASALPRSFCFVERVFFGAGAIESLPAVVRDLGVTRALLVTDKGVTESGAAGLAEARLREQGIAVAVFDDTQPEPGAEVVERVMERARGEGIDGVVGLGGGSPMDTAKVASVLLKLGGCLRDYLGAGRIHGPGLPLILVPTTAGTGSESTPNALFLVDGEKQAVISEHLLPNAAIIDPSLTLSMPPTVTAASGVDALVHACETYTSLASTKLSEMYSLRAAELIARSIRTAVWRGSDLEARTDMALGSYLAGIAVANAGTGAVHALAYPLGGKHRIPHGVSNSLMFPYVAEYNVMADLPKFSALARALGEKVDGLTPRDAALCFVNSVKALVRDVGLPTTLTEVGISPSELPHLVDVAVRQTRLLSNNPRTLTRGDIDTIYRKALGL, encoded by the coding sequence TTGGCTAGCGCCTTGCCAAGGTCGTTTTGCTTCGTTGAACGGGTGTTCTTTGGGGCGGGGGCCATCGAGTCCCTGCCCGCGGTGGTGAGAGACCTCGGAGTCACCCGGGCTCTGCTGGTCACGGACAAGGGGGTTACGGAGTCCGGGGCAGCTGGCCTGGCGGAGGCTCGTTTGCGTGAACAGGGCATCGCTGTCGCAGTCTTTGACGATACCCAACCGGAGCCCGGCGCTGAGGTCGTCGAGCGTGTCATGGAAAGGGCACGAGGTGAGGGCATAGACGGGGTCGTCGGCCTGGGTGGCGGGAGCCCCATGGATACCGCCAAGGTGGCGTCCGTCCTACTCAAGCTGGGCGGATGCCTTCGCGATTACCTTGGTGCGGGTCGGATTCATGGGCCCGGCTTGCCCCTGATTCTCGTCCCGACGACTGCCGGGACAGGCTCTGAATCGACGCCTAACGCGCTCTTCCTGGTTGACGGGGAAAAGCAGGCGGTAATCAGCGAACACCTTCTTCCGAATGCAGCGATAATCGATCCCAGCCTTACTCTGAGCATGCCGCCCACGGTCACGGCTGCGTCCGGCGTGGACGCTCTGGTCCACGCGTGTGAGACGTACACGTCGCTTGCGTCGACCAAGCTGTCGGAGATGTACTCGCTCCGCGCAGCGGAACTCATCGCCCGTTCCATCAGAACCGCAGTGTGGCGAGGTTCGGACCTCGAGGCACGTACGGACATGGCGCTTGGCAGTTATCTTGCCGGGATCGCCGTGGCAAACGCGGGGACGGGAGCCGTGCACGCGCTTGCCTATCCTCTCGGAGGAAAACACCGAATTCCCCACGGCGTTTCCAACTCTCTCATGTTTCCTTACGTCGCTGAGTACAACGTAATGGCCGACTTGCCCAAGTTCTCCGCTCTCGCAAGAGCCCTTGGCGAGAAGGTGGACGGGCTCACTCCTCGAGACGCTGCGCTCTGCTTTGTGAACAGCGTGAAGGCGCTCGTCCGTGACGTGGGGCTCCCCACGACCCTTACAGAGGTGGGCATAAGTCCGTCTGAGCTCCCGCACCTAGTGGATGTTGCCGTACGACAGACTCGCTTGCTGAGCAACAACCCTCGCACGCTCACCAGAGGGGATATCGATACCATATACCGTAAAGCACTGGGGCTCTAG
- a CDS encoding MurR/RpiR family transcriptional regulator produces METIDKSSVESMTCTARIREMKASLRNAEEQAANYILLHHGEIINLTITELAEQAGVSEATVVRMCQKLGYKGFQELKIALALELVKPVQAIHEEIHEDDEVDQAVEKVFRGNVFAIENTLRVLSKGEMRKAVDALAGARKIEIYGVGGSAAVARDAAHKLMKTGIPCVAYDDPHMQIMSASLLGPGCVAIGISHSGSSKDIVEALNVARETGATTISISNYAKSPIDKVSDIKLATASKETSYRTEGTASRIAQLCIIDALFVGVGLKRTGDIVDNIQKTRRAVVIKHY; encoded by the coding sequence ATGGAAACAATCGACAAGAGCTCCGTGGAGTCTATGACCTGCACAGCGCGAATCCGCGAGATGAAGGCGTCTCTGAGAAACGCGGAGGAGCAGGCGGCCAACTATATCCTGCTCCATCACGGTGAGATCATCAATCTCACTATCACCGAGCTCGCGGAGCAGGCCGGAGTAAGCGAAGCGACGGTCGTGAGAATGTGTCAGAAGCTCGGATACAAGGGTTTTCAGGAACTCAAGATCGCGCTCGCCCTGGAGCTCGTCAAACCCGTCCAGGCGATCCACGAAGAGATTCACGAAGACGACGAGGTGGACCAGGCCGTGGAGAAAGTCTTTCGCGGCAACGTCTTCGCCATAGAGAACACATTGCGGGTGCTCTCCAAGGGAGAAATGAGGAAGGCGGTAGATGCCTTGGCTGGCGCACGCAAGATCGAGATATACGGCGTCGGGGGATCTGCGGCGGTAGCGAGGGACGCCGCTCACAAGCTCATGAAGACTGGCATCCCTTGTGTGGCTTACGACGATCCGCACATGCAGATAATGTCCGCGAGCTTGCTCGGGCCGGGATGCGTCGCAATCGGGATCTCTCACTCCGGGAGCAGCAAGGACATAGTCGAGGCGCTCAACGTGGCTAGGGAGACCGGCGCGACCACGATATCCATATCCAACTACGCCAAGTCCCCCATTGACAAGGTGTCCGACATCAAGCTGGCGACGGCGTCCAAGGAGACGAGCTACAGGACGGAGGGCACGGCGTCCAGGATTGCCCAGCTGTGCATCATCGACGCTTTGTTCGTAGGCGTGGGGCTGAAACGTACCGGCGACATCGTCGACAACATTCAGAAGACGCGGAGGGCAGTGGTCATCAAGCATTACTGA
- a CDS encoding glucose-6-phosphate isomerase, with the protein MVSLRQPFNTRLDFTAGAIIPEGAKVVRRLGDMRDMYQDREAVQRLLDGGDPLIYVVHNVEVPEDSGELQHCTSVVYPGRVGDEFFMTKGHFHAKAGTAEIYLTLRGKGLLLMQTQDGATATLDMFPGSVSYIPPYWAHRSINVGDEPLVFFAVYPGDAGHNYGVIEEKGFAKIVVARGDDVAVVDNPRYGGCRT; encoded by the coding sequence ATGGTCTCTCTGCGGCAGCCTTTCAACACTCGTCTGGACTTCACCGCGGGCGCGATAATCCCGGAAGGCGCGAAGGTGGTCCGCCGGCTCGGCGACATGAGAGACATGTACCAAGATCGAGAAGCGGTCCAGCGCCTTCTGGATGGTGGAGACCCCTTGATCTACGTGGTACACAACGTGGAGGTCCCGGAGGATTCAGGGGAGCTCCAGCACTGCACGAGCGTGGTGTACCCAGGCCGAGTCGGCGATGAATTCTTCATGACCAAGGGACACTTCCACGCGAAAGCAGGCACCGCCGAGATCTACCTCACGCTCCGCGGAAAAGGCCTCCTCCTTATGCAGACGCAGGATGGGGCCACCGCCACCCTGGACATGTTCCCGGGTTCGGTGTCGTACATCCCGCCGTACTGGGCGCACAGATCGATCAACGTGGGCGATGAGCCTCTCGTATTCTTCGCGGTATATCCCGGGGACGCGGGTCACAACTATGGAGTCATCGAAGAGAAAGGCTTCGCAAAGATCGTGGTTGCGAGAGGCGATGATGTCGCCGTGGTCGACAATCCGAGGTACGGCGGTTGTCGCACGTAG
- a CDS encoding aldehyde ferredoxin oxidoreductase family protein has protein sequence MVVREVLSVFSGGYLGNVLRIDLSSRTWRSEPIDPSIQRKYLGGRGVAARYYLDEIPGIIDPSDPANKLFFFTGPLTGTQVPASGKFQCSTVSSETGRYLCSNSSGNFGPNLKFSGYDGLIIEGKADRPVYIWISDGQVEIRDAAPLWGLKVNEVVDRLKEMTGDAKISTMVAGPAAERGVRFSSIQVDGRSFGRGGAGGVMAGKNLKAVAAHGTAAVPVADAESLSQAVREAVRHARETKALHTKFGTAQYTEVLNTLGCYPTRNFQTAVFDGISTISADYMEKNYKVKSLACFRCPVACAQLCEVKEGKYAGMRSDPEYETIGSFGGQCGISDFGVIVAANALCDEYGLDTMSTGTIVAYAMELFERGFVSTADTGGLELRFGNGDALIETIHDIAHRKGFGDVLAEGFRGLARRFPGSMSFMMQAKWMPFAAYEPRAFHGIGLSFGTSSRGACHNVGGWTIRDELLSGEYDRFAIRGKGELVKRIQDVRAYVDSLVICTVVRSGLGFTDKPKGKVLEYVTGIDFTPELLEIGERIYTLERVILAREGVRRKDDMLPERIMTQPLPEGMAKGRVLTEEMYAAMLDEYYAARGWDEQGVPTRERLLQLRMDEAVLKVRDALAGAPR, from the coding sequence ATGGTCGTGCGGGAGGTGTTGTCGGTGTTCAGTGGGGGATACCTCGGAAACGTCCTGAGAATAGACCTTTCCTCGCGGACGTGGCGGTCCGAACCTATCGACCCGTCCATTCAGCGCAAGTACCTCGGGGGCAGAGGGGTCGCCGCCCGGTACTATCTCGACGAGATTCCGGGCATAATCGATCCAAGCGACCCTGCGAACAAGCTCTTCTTCTTCACCGGGCCGCTCACCGGCACGCAGGTCCCTGCGAGCGGCAAGTTCCAGTGCTCCACCGTATCCTCGGAGACCGGCCGCTATCTTTGCTCCAACTCCAGCGGCAACTTTGGTCCCAATCTCAAGTTTTCGGGGTACGACGGGCTCATCATCGAAGGCAAGGCCGACCGGCCGGTGTACATCTGGATCTCCGACGGGCAGGTGGAGATAAGGGACGCCGCGCCGCTGTGGGGTCTCAAGGTGAATGAGGTCGTGGACCGCCTAAAGGAAATGACCGGCGACGCGAAGATCAGCACCATGGTCGCCGGCCCGGCGGCCGAGCGTGGCGTGAGGTTCAGCTCCATCCAGGTGGACGGGCGCAGCTTCGGCCGCGGCGGGGCCGGAGGGGTCATGGCCGGCAAGAACCTGAAGGCGGTCGCCGCTCACGGTACCGCTGCGGTGCCCGTGGCCGACGCCGAATCGCTCTCGCAGGCAGTAAGAGAGGCGGTAAGGCATGCCCGGGAGACCAAGGCCCTTCACACGAAGTTCGGCACGGCCCAGTACACGGAGGTGCTGAACACCCTGGGCTGCTACCCCACGCGCAACTTCCAGACCGCCGTATTCGACGGCATATCCACCATATCAGCGGACTACATGGAGAAGAACTACAAGGTGAAGAGTCTGGCCTGCTTCAGGTGCCCAGTGGCGTGCGCGCAGCTCTGCGAGGTCAAAGAGGGTAAGTACGCCGGCATGCGGAGCGACCCGGAGTACGAGACCATCGGGTCTTTCGGGGGCCAGTGCGGGATCTCCGATTTCGGGGTAATAGTCGCGGCGAACGCACTGTGCGACGAGTACGGGCTCGACACGATGTCCACGGGGACGATCGTCGCGTACGCCATGGAGCTTTTCGAACGCGGCTTTGTCAGCACAGCCGACACCGGCGGTCTCGAGCTCCGATTCGGCAACGGAGACGCCCTCATTGAGACGATCCACGACATCGCGCACCGGAAGGGCTTCGGAGACGTGCTGGCCGAGGGGTTTCGGGGACTGGCACGGAGGTTCCCGGGAAGCATGTCCTTCATGATGCAGGCGAAATGGATGCCGTTCGCGGCGTACGAGCCGCGCGCCTTCCACGGGATCGGCCTGTCCTTCGGCACGTCCAGTCGGGGCGCCTGCCACAACGTGGGTGGCTGGACGATCCGTGACGAGCTACTGAGCGGCGAGTATGACAGGTTCGCCATCCGCGGGAAAGGAGAGCTCGTCAAGAGGATACAGGATGTCCGTGCTTACGTGGACTCCTTGGTGATATGCACGGTGGTCAGGAGCGGGCTCGGTTTCACGGACAAACCCAAAGGCAAGGTGCTGGAGTACGTGACCGGCATCGACTTTACACCCGAGCTGCTCGAGATAGGTGAACGCATCTACACTCTCGAACGCGTGATACTTGCGAGAGAGGGCGTCCGCCGGAAGGACGACATGTTGCCGGAGAGGATCATGACACAGCCGCTGCCAGAAGGGATGGCCAAGGGCCGTGTCCTGACAGAGGAAATGTATGCGGCGATGCTCGATGAGTATTATGCCGCGAGGGGCTGGGACGAACAAGGCGTGCCTACGCGGGAGAGGCTCCTCCAGCTCCGGATGGACGAAGCGGTGCTCAAGGTCAGGGACGCCCTTGCAGGCGCTCCTCGATAG
- a CDS encoding phosphoglycerate dehydrogenase, whose protein sequence is MRYKVLVTPRSLAETFDEPLRVLEDSGHEVIRNPHGRPFTEEELRVLIKDVDGIIVGIDAISREVIAAAEKLKVISKYGVGVDNIDLQAARGKGIIVTYTPGGNSEAVADLTIGLLLAAARRIPAADRAVRLGDWRRVVGLAVWKKTIGVVGVGRIGRGVVRRASGFGMKILCCDKVIDNEFAAKHGAEYVSLDLLLQQSDFVTLHVPLTDETRGLIGEKELSRMKRTAILINTARGEVVDEDALYRALVERTIAGAALDVFRNEPPVGSRLLELDNVVLTPHIGAHTDEAVLEMGRNAVRNLMAVLNGELPEAVAW, encoded by the coding sequence GTGAGATACAAAGTGCTCGTCACACCGAGATCGCTTGCCGAGACCTTCGACGAACCGCTGAGGGTACTCGAAGACTCCGGCCACGAGGTGATAAGGAACCCACACGGCCGGCCGTTCACGGAGGAAGAGCTCCGGGTCCTGATAAAGGACGTGGACGGGATAATCGTGGGGATAGACGCGATTTCGCGAGAGGTCATCGCCGCAGCCGAAAAGCTCAAGGTCATCTCCAAGTACGGCGTGGGTGTGGATAACATCGACCTGCAGGCGGCACGGGGGAAGGGCATCATCGTAACGTACACGCCGGGCGGAAACAGCGAGGCCGTCGCGGATTTGACCATAGGACTCCTGCTGGCGGCCGCCCGGAGGATTCCCGCCGCCGACAGGGCTGTTCGCCTCGGCGACTGGCGGAGAGTGGTCGGGCTTGCGGTATGGAAGAAGACCATCGGTGTGGTGGGGGTCGGCCGCATCGGACGGGGAGTCGTTCGTCGGGCGTCGGGCTTTGGGATGAAGATCCTCTGTTGCGACAAGGTGATCGACAACGAGTTCGCCGCGAAACATGGAGCCGAGTATGTGTCCTTGGATCTGTTGCTTCAGCAGTCCGACTTCGTCACGCTCCACGTTCCTTTGACTGACGAAACGAGAGGCCTGATTGGCGAGAAGGAGCTATCGCGAATGAAGCGGACGGCGATTCTCATAAACACCGCCCGCGGAGAGGTAGTGGACGAGGACGCGTTGTATCGAGCCTTGGTCGAGAGGACCATAGCCGGAGCGGCCTTGGATGTCTTTCGAAACGAGCCTCCTGTCGGGTCCCGGCTGCTGGAGCTCGACAACGTCGTCCTCACGCCTCACATAGGGGCTCACACAGACGAGGCCGTCCTCGAAATGGGGCGGAACGCCGTGAGGAATCTCATGGCCGTGCTCAACGGTGAGCTCCCGGAGGCTGTGGCTTGGTGA
- a CDS encoding SDR family oxidoreductase — MGFDGKVAVVTGAGLGIGRAAALLLAKEGGKVAVLDLNEGSGEETVQLIKGSGGEARFFQADVSCATDVERAIRAVEKAFGRIDILVNNAGIYKKGDLFGTSIDDWNKLMATNLTGVFLCSKYCAETMAGQGGGVIVNVASEAGLVGIRGQVAYNVSKGGVIALSRSAAVDLAPMNIRVNCVCPGTTETPLVAKAISMDPDPEGARRALESCRPANRLGRPEEIAQAILFLASDEAAYATGSVLSIDGGYTAQ, encoded by the coding sequence ATGGGATTCGACGGTAAGGTGGCCGTGGTAACCGGGGCGGGTCTCGGGATCGGCAGGGCGGCGGCGCTCCTGCTCGCGAAAGAGGGAGGGAAAGTCGCCGTGCTGGACCTCAACGAGGGCAGCGGAGAAGAGACGGTTCAACTCATCAAGGGCTCCGGAGGCGAAGCTCGCTTCTTCCAAGCCGACGTGAGCTGCGCCACGGACGTGGAGAGAGCCATCCGAGCAGTCGAGAAGGCGTTCGGGAGAATAGACATCCTGGTCAACAACGCCGGAATCTACAAGAAGGGCGACCTCTTCGGGACATCCATCGACGATTGGAACAAGCTGATGGCCACAAACCTCACAGGTGTCTTCCTGTGCTCGAAGTACTGTGCGGAGACCATGGCCGGACAAGGCGGGGGCGTCATCGTCAATGTGGCGTCGGAGGCCGGGCTCGTGGGCATTAGGGGACAGGTCGCGTACAACGTCTCGAAGGGCGGCGTGATAGCCCTCAGCAGGAGCGCGGCTGTGGACCTCGCCCCGATGAACATAAGAGTGAACTGCGTCTGTCCGGGAACCACTGAGACGCCGCTCGTCGCGAAGGCGATAAGCATGGACCCCGACCCGGAGGGGGCGCGACGCGCCCTCGAGAGCTGTCGCCCGGCGAACAGGCTGGGCCGGCCGGAGGAGATAGCGCAAGCAATCCTGTTCCTGGCGTCGGATGAGGCGGCCTATGCCACGGGCTCCGTGCTCTCCATAGACGGAGGGTACACAGCTCAGTAG
- a CDS encoding Gfo/Idh/MocA family oxidoreductase has protein sequence MSREVGVCVIGVGRAGMVHARNLRAGIRGARLVAVADVDPACAARAAQELELERVHTDYAEAVADETVDAVCIASPVFTHAQVALAAAKAGKHVFCEKPMALTLDEADSMIEACRQAGVKLQIGFMRRFDAGFREAKRLIDEGEIGDVILVRSVGRGPGLPGEWYLSFERSNGLLAEVNSHDFDTVRWLGRGELSRVYAEAGAFARPDLSEKHPGFFDSAVVNIRLENGVMGVIEGTCPDNYGYDARAEILGTRGVLFVGQIEEGSAAVCRKDGCTRPVIPSWQRRFRQAYVDEMTHFVECIVSGAEPVVTGLDGRKALEGVLAANRSLAEGVPVTLGTGLGLSSRVGSSAMEDSPDR, from the coding sequence TTGTCTCGAGAGGTAGGTGTTTGTGTGATCGGCGTCGGCCGGGCGGGGATGGTGCACGCTCGAAACCTGAGGGCAGGGATTCGAGGCGCGAGACTCGTCGCCGTGGCTGACGTTGACCCCGCTTGCGCGGCGCGCGCCGCCCAAGAGCTCGAGCTGGAACGTGTGCACACCGACTACGCCGAGGCCGTCGCCGACGAAACGGTCGACGCGGTATGTATAGCCTCTCCGGTGTTCACCCACGCACAGGTTGCGCTGGCGGCCGCCAAAGCGGGCAAGCACGTGTTCTGTGAGAAACCGATGGCTCTCACTCTCGACGAGGCGGACTCGATGATAGAAGCCTGCAGGCAGGCCGGAGTGAAACTGCAGATAGGTTTCATGCGGAGATTCGATGCGGGCTTTCGAGAGGCGAAGAGGCTCATCGACGAGGGCGAGATCGGCGACGTGATACTCGTCAGATCCGTCGGACGCGGGCCTGGCCTTCCCGGGGAGTGGTACTTGTCCTTCGAGAGGAGCAACGGCCTCCTGGCCGAGGTCAATAGCCACGACTTCGATACCGTAAGGTGGCTCGGCCGGGGCGAGCTGTCGCGCGTCTACGCGGAAGCCGGCGCGTTCGCCAGGCCGGACCTCAGCGAGAAGCATCCCGGCTTCTTCGACAGCGCCGTCGTGAACATCAGGCTCGAGAACGGAGTGATGGGGGTCATCGAGGGAACGTGCCCCGACAACTACGGGTACGATGCGCGGGCCGAGATCCTCGGCACGAGGGGCGTCCTTTTCGTGGGACAGATCGAGGAAGGGTCGGCGGCCGTGTGTCGCAAGGACGGCTGCACAAGGCCGGTAATCCCGTCGTGGCAACGCCGCTTCAGACAGGCCTACGTCGACGAGATGACCCATTTCGTCGAGTGCATCGTAAGCGGCGCCGAACCCGTCGTGACGGGGCTCGACGGTAGGAAGGCCTTGGAAGGAGTGCTCGCCGCCAACCGCTCGCTTGCCGAGGGCGTCCCCGTGACACTCGGCACTGGGCTCGGCTTGAGTTCACGTGTCGGCTCGAGTGCTATGGAGGATTCTCCAGACAGATAG